In Salisediminibacterium beveridgei, one DNA window encodes the following:
- a CDS encoding tetratricopeptide repeat protein: MRQPRVIYTEEQLYEREDALIEKENQDLPYPLFHKWIELYEDFFTLYRSDDHFKDEKEAVRKKLVRYLLEYGLYLKSSLKKEHQLAASQLQKVLKYDKNNPVALYRLGFLHYRENAFHESIRYFNDSLDQSQTHDKQQWPLNDRQSELASLYLLSSMIHLRDQLNPGNSLTDDSGVEGYELATDIEDVISRKEYRAFTKKREWLCNYESCLDEFNQALGTDLLVLFFDLESTFVQYRHNRVQIHIDYARLLKILMEESYPHQPLGAEEIPHIFPKHVDNNTNIQKAGRVRRFLRTQLGIEDVILPGGKSGTYTRYYFNDTYDCLILSRSDF, from the coding sequence ATGAGACAACCCAGGGTTATTTATACAGAAGAACAGCTTTATGAACGGGAGGATGCTCTGATCGAAAAGGAAAATCAAGATCTTCCCTATCCGCTTTTTCACAAGTGGATCGAGCTGTATGAAGATTTTTTCACATTATACAGGTCCGATGATCATTTCAAGGATGAAAAAGAGGCCGTTCGAAAAAAGCTTGTACGCTATTTACTTGAATACGGACTCTATTTGAAGTCCTCATTAAAGAAAGAGCACCAGCTGGCTGCTTCGCAATTACAAAAGGTTCTCAAGTATGACAAAAACAATCCAGTGGCATTATACCGGCTTGGTTTTCTGCATTACAGGGAGAATGCTTTTCACGAGTCGATTCGTTATTTCAATGACAGCCTTGACCAAAGTCAAACTCATGATAAACAGCAATGGCCGTTAAATGACAGGCAATCGGAATTAGCCTCTCTTTATCTTCTCAGCAGTATGATTCACCTTCGGGATCAATTAAATCCAGGTAACTCTCTGACTGACGATTCTGGCGTCGAGGGGTATGAATTGGCAACTGATATTGAAGATGTGATCAGCAGAAAAGAATATCGTGCTTTCACTAAAAAACGGGAATGGTTGTGTAACTATGAATCTTGTCTGGATGAATTTAATCAGGCCCTTGGTACCGATCTTCTCGTATTGTTCTTTGACCTTGAGTCCACTTTCGTCCAGTACCGTCACAATCGAGTTCAGATTCATATCGATTATGCGCGTCTGTTAAAAATACTGATGGAAGAGAGCTACCCTCACCAACCCTTGGGAGCCGAGGAGATCCCTCATATCTTCCCCAAACATGTTGATAATAATACGAATATACAAAAGGCGGGGAGAGTTCGCCGGTTCTTAAGGACACAACTGGGGATTGAAGATGTGATTTTGCCAGGTGGAAAATCCGGCACATACACAAGGTATTATTTCAACGACACTTATGATTGCCTGATCCTTTCTCGTTCGGATTTTTAA
- a CDS encoding M20/M25/M40 family metallo-hydrolase — protein MKQLEQQLQSYGFMVRVNDEGILDMREESEVNRLFFNQIISQSGLGHAVDSQHKCFTLSEQSELEKAIKQAFNWSYRGNHENSYLFETADDVMLEHLDFSIAGLVRQLNRLGLTTSMSCEGHSSWLPHIRFVSEEIADRAIPFLQAAGIYAKKSEQNHLKIELLSNDQQVFLDAGLYLAQLQPDDVPASRKSLMQERLEQRLREVLAIPGVSGDEGQIRTYVMAALKRLTSDVKVDDYGNVLGSIHYGEKPSRPVILVNAHLDIVRELVPSRKVVETDDIWSSNLGILGADDRAGVAIILEALGRVKQILKASGTIKVIFTVEEEIGLRGAKAVDPSFLRDVDAAIVIDRRGNSDIVTGNSFGDVFCDDEYGKWIESVACIHGHTGWRCVPGGNSDTRIWSSYGINSVNLSAGYQNEHSSQETLDVLAAGDTLKLLTQLLLEQGSLYRTLMTIRRKKRSLLKT, from the coding sequence ATGAAACAACTCGAACAGCAGTTGCAATCTTATGGGTTTATGGTGCGGGTCAATGATGAGGGCATTCTGGATATGCGGGAAGAATCCGAGGTCAATCGATTATTTTTCAATCAGATCATCAGTCAGTCCGGGCTTGGACATGCAGTCGACAGCCAGCACAAATGCTTCACACTCAGTGAGCAATCCGAATTGGAGAAGGCAATAAAACAAGCTTTCAACTGGTCTTATCGGGGCAATCATGAAAACTCGTATCTTTTTGAAACCGCTGACGATGTGATGTTGGAGCATCTGGATTTTTCCATTGCAGGCCTTGTCAGACAGTTGAACCGTCTCGGTCTCACAACCAGCATGAGCTGTGAAGGACATTCATCCTGGTTACCTCACATCCGATTCGTATCGGAAGAGATTGCAGATCGTGCGATCCCATTCCTGCAGGCTGCCGGTATCTATGCAAAAAAATCAGAGCAGAACCATTTGAAAATCGAACTCCTGTCAAATGACCAACAAGTATTTCTCGATGCCGGTTTGTACCTCGCACAGTTGCAGCCTGATGATGTACCAGCTTCAAGAAAATCACTCATGCAAGAGAGATTGGAACAGCGTCTCCGGGAAGTACTTGCCATACCGGGTGTCAGTGGTGATGAAGGTCAAATTCGCACCTATGTTATGGCAGCTTTGAAAAGATTGACTTCAGACGTCAAAGTGGATGATTACGGAAACGTATTAGGGTCTATCCATTACGGAGAAAAACCGTCTCGTCCTGTCATATTGGTGAATGCACACCTGGACATAGTCAGAGAACTGGTCCCCTCGCGCAAAGTCGTTGAAACCGATGACATCTGGAGCAGTAATCTTGGTATTCTTGGGGCTGATGACCGCGCTGGAGTTGCGATCATTCTGGAAGCCCTTGGTCGTGTCAAACAAATTCTCAAGGCCAGCGGAACCATTAAAGTCATCTTCACTGTCGAGGAAGAAATTGGACTCCGCGGGGCGAAAGCAGTTGATCCCTCTTTCCTTCGTGATGTGGATGCTGCGATCGTCATCGACCGGCGGGGGAACTCCGACATCGTTACAGGGAACAGCTTCGGCGACGTCTTTTGTGATGATGAATATGGGAAGTGGATTGAATCAGTTGCCTGCATACACGGGCACACAGGTTGGCGCTGTGTCCCGGGTGGCAACAGCGATACCCGCATCTGGTCTTCATATGGGATCAACAGTGTCAATCTCTCAGCCGGATATCAAAATGAACACTCTTCACAGGAAACCCTGGATGTCCTTGCCGCAGGTGACACGTTGAAATTATTGACGCAATTGCTTTTGGAACAAGGGTCACTGTATCGTACCTTGATGACCATTCGCAGAAAAAAACGATCTCTTCTTAAAACCTGA
- a CDS encoding DUF418 domain-containing protein has protein sequence MNRLHYIDSLRGFSLFGILLVNMLGFQYGIDNQQQLSFTGTLDSTVYFLIQLLFQGSFYPVFAILFGIGGALMYERAQMGDASFFKTYTRRLLILLGIGLFHWVILWHGDILIDYALTGLILMLLIHLNPSKLLLWIAGCFSFVAVLGLSLIGVGSGWMNQGTERAILLNGDYLELVVFRINELSIDPLIIIQILGLFLVGAVLVKSGWIQDVASCRRQWLMIALFGLIVGLAAKLPGILSDDGAITYYSYMFGGPIFGIGIIAFFILLYHRFNGGGIFLWLTYPGRTALTNYLTQSVIMGFIFYGYGLGQFEQMGMVGGSTLVVLLFAAQVMISKLWLSVFTMGPVEWLWRMGTYLKHRNIKIARR, from the coding sequence ATGAACCGACTGCACTATATCGACAGCTTAAGAGGATTTTCATTATTTGGCATCCTGCTGGTGAATATGCTTGGGTTTCAATACGGCATCGACAACCAGCAGCAGCTCTCCTTCACAGGGACACTCGACAGTACTGTTTATTTTCTCATTCAGCTTCTTTTCCAGGGCAGCTTTTACCCGGTCTTTGCCATCCTCTTCGGCATCGGTGGCGCGCTCATGTACGAAAGGGCGCAAATGGGAGATGCGTCGTTTTTTAAAACCTATACGAGACGGTTACTGATTCTTCTTGGAATCGGTCTGTTTCACTGGGTGATCCTCTGGCACGGCGACATCCTCATCGATTATGCGCTCACGGGTCTGATCCTGATGCTTTTGATTCATTTGAATCCTTCGAAGCTTCTGCTATGGATTGCGGGTTGTTTTTCCTTTGTTGCCGTTCTTGGTCTTTCTCTCATCGGCGTGGGATCAGGCTGGATGAATCAGGGAACGGAGCGTGCTATCCTCTTGAACGGGGACTACCTGGAGCTTGTCGTTTTCCGGATCAATGAACTGTCCATAGATCCACTGATCATCATACAGATCCTCGGTCTGTTTCTTGTCGGAGCCGTGCTTGTTAAAAGCGGCTGGATCCAGGATGTTGCAAGCTGCCGCAGACAATGGCTGATGATCGCCTTGTTCGGGCTGATCGTGGGACTGGCCGCCAAGTTGCCGGGGATTCTGAGTGATGACGGTGCGATCACGTATTACAGTTACATGTTCGGGGGACCGATTTTCGGGATCGGAATCATTGCCTTCTTTATTCTCCTCTATCACCGTTTCAATGGTGGAGGGATCTTTCTCTGGCTGACGTACCCGGGCCGAACGGCATTGACGAACTACCTGACGCAATCCGTGATCATGGGGTTCATCTTTTACGGGTATGGTCTCGGTCAGTTCGAACAGATGGGCATGGTTGGCGGGTCGACCCTGGTTGTGCTGCTTTTTGCTGCCCAAGTGATGATCAGTAAACTCTGGCTGTCTGTTTTCACAATGGGTCCGGTGGAGTGGCTCTGGCGGATGGGGACGTATCTGAAACACAGGAATATCAAAATTGCGCGGCGATAG
- a CDS encoding DUF4145 domain-containing protein gives MQERSYYYSFLEEWDQELASLARELENSVFTSPRMMLTHARTMVEGVIKNIMKKEGISDISCTGLKDRIMLLQSYKMFPNDVQDAVHEIRKAGNDAAHQTKGFRYSQALKSWEALYVLMKWYMERKGPLKFQMPVYQEPEIQGAGDYDPMELEVRFKSLEESLLKKVDELTANQQNGAAKEPEPDQAEEPAVREPLTVPSAPSVPGETPIRTIRYQDGSLDVPYFLRDAFLLPQRFEKSERFLIKLGAEQQARIMSELPARLDGISGYVKRYGEGNETQFFDELHHFIEEEKVRRKVMLERPGELFLFFRTKYLIMTKQLAELPLNGETFKGIPNFLKQLNEDGIDTVGQLPQELLILAKYDRVGVGMVEKLFNQMKDYQEKNAEKVSS, from the coding sequence ATGCAGGAGCGGAGTTATTATTACAGTTTTCTGGAGGAATGGGATCAGGAGCTGGCAAGCCTTGCCCGTGAGCTTGAAAACAGCGTGTTCACCAGCCCGCGCATGATGCTGACCCATGCCCGGACGATGGTCGAAGGCGTCATCAAGAACATCATGAAAAAAGAAGGCATATCCGACATCAGCTGCACAGGGCTGAAAGATCGGATCATGCTGCTACAGTCGTATAAAATGTTTCCGAATGATGTCCAGGATGCGGTCCACGAGATCCGGAAAGCCGGGAACGACGCAGCCCATCAGACAAAGGGTTTCCGCTATTCGCAGGCGCTGAAATCCTGGGAAGCCCTGTATGTCCTGATGAAATGGTATATGGAGCGGAAGGGACCGCTGAAGTTCCAGATGCCCGTGTATCAGGAACCGGAAATTCAGGGTGCCGGTGACTACGACCCGATGGAGCTTGAAGTGCGGTTCAAGAGCCTTGAAGAATCGCTTCTGAAAAAGGTGGATGAACTGACCGCCAACCAGCAGAACGGGGCTGCCAAAGAGCCGGAACCGGATCAAGCGGAAGAACCGGCTGTAAGAGAGCCTCTGACCGTGCCATCTGCACCATCTGTTCCTGGAGAAACGCCGATCAGGACCATTCGATATCAAGACGGTTCACTGGATGTTCCCTATTTTCTCCGGGATGCATTTCTCCTGCCGCAGCGTTTTGAGAAATCGGAGCGGTTTCTGATCAAGCTGGGAGCAGAACAGCAGGCAAGGATCATGAGTGAATTACCGGCTCGGCTGGACGGGATTTCCGGCTATGTGAAGCGATACGGAGAAGGAAACGAAACGCAGTTCTTTGACGAATTACACCACTTTATCGAAGAGGAAAAAGTCCGCCGCAAGGTCATGCTCGAGCGGCCTGGAGAATTGTTTCTCTTCTTTCGCACGAAATACTTAATCATGACAAAACAGCTGGCAGAGTTGCCGCTTAACGGGGAAACATTCAAAGGAATCCCGAATTTTCTGAAGCAGCTGAATGAGGATGGGATTGATACCGTGGGACAGCTTCCACAGGAGCTGTTAATCCTGGCAAAATACGACCGCGTCGGTGTCGGCATGGTCGAAAAACTGTTCAACCAAATGAAAGATTATCAGGAAAAGAATGCTGAAAAGGTTTCGTCCTGA
- a CDS encoding YdbC family protein translates to MAEIKYEITEHIGVLSENAKGWRKELNRISWNEREPKYDVRDWAPEHAKMGKGMTLTDEEAMTLMRLLKERE, encoded by the coding sequence ATGGCAGAGATCAAATACGAAATCACAGAACATATTGGCGTCCTATCTGAAAACGCCAAAGGCTGGCGAAAAGAATTAAACCGCATCAGCTGGAACGAGCGGGAGCCGAAGTACGATGTAAGAGATTGGGCACCGGAGCATGCGAAGATGGGAAAAGGGATGACGCTGACGGATGAAGAGGCCATGACGCTGATGAGACTGCTGAAAGAAAGGGAGTAA
- a CDS encoding alpha/beta fold hydrolase: protein MERSTIVQLVIAVLLIAGGSFAAFLANSSGGDVDVSRINFETDDGELSGLLYLPDGAEEEPRPAIVATHGYLNSAEMQAPQAIEMSKRGYVVLALDQYDHGHSIGTMEKPVPFFSFWPSSIYDAVNYMYEQDYVLKDDDGNGMISVSGHSMGGFSSTHAVIMDEMFYEEAGVRKIDSYLTMGSDYQWIYSLEYELDEIVNAYGPRTAGKIAATYDEFFFDPEAAAEERPVVEKNYIETEEAQAFLGNPDDPSADQFFQVDGGERIIYQPDETHPWNHFSMTTTGHVVEFYDEAFSDYGHLVEIGESGQSWMFKEWFSFAALIGFFLLFVPAIKMLSVLPFLSKVNVKHPEALPDLKNTGEKTSNLVIILFSAFFPALLFTSFYSADESGMRIVLLVNIIILISTLSSFIYSLMKKSDDHIKKASLSIFIIGLFQFVLIQNQETLIDVNEFLGAPTGNPILYWAVNVALITLMIFVGRHYISNKPKGVTLDHYGLKMRLSSLFSALSISIISIVIGYIVLFLVDVIFNTDFRLWTFAVKTFDVHHLVALLKYAPLFFIFYFVVGLSVNVNTNNRSFDGIKGYITAIFMYVGGLVFYLIYHYASLFITGEAGFPAESLSSIVVIGLVPVLAIAAIFNRYFFRLTGNIYLGPILNAILMTMILLANTAYHATL, encoded by the coding sequence ATGGAAAGAAGTACTATTGTTCAACTTGTTATCGCCGTATTGCTAATAGCCGGGGGCAGTTTCGCTGCATTTCTGGCGAACAGCAGTGGAGGAGACGTGGATGTCTCACGAATCAATTTCGAGACAGATGATGGGGAATTATCCGGTTTATTATATTTACCGGATGGCGCAGAAGAAGAGCCAAGACCTGCAATTGTGGCAACGCACGGCTATCTAAATTCAGCGGAAATGCAGGCTCCGCAGGCTATTGAAATGTCCAAGAGAGGGTACGTCGTTTTAGCGCTGGACCAATATGATCATGGTCATTCGATCGGTACGATGGAAAAACCGGTACCTTTCTTCTCGTTTTGGCCTTCGTCGATTTATGATGCGGTCAATTATATGTATGAACAGGACTATGTCTTAAAAGATGATGACGGGAATGGGATGATCTCTGTCTCAGGGCATTCCATGGGTGGGTTTTCTTCCACTCATGCAGTAATAATGGATGAAATGTTTTATGAGGAAGCAGGGGTCCGAAAAATTGACAGCTATTTAACAATGGGGTCTGACTATCAATGGATCTATTCATTAGAGTATGAATTAGATGAAATCGTGAATGCATACGGGCCAAGAACTGCAGGGAAAATTGCTGCAACATATGACGAATTTTTCTTTGACCCTGAAGCTGCTGCAGAAGAGCGGCCAGTTGTGGAAAAAAATTATATAGAAACTGAAGAAGCACAGGCATTCTTAGGAAACCCGGATGATCCATCTGCAGATCAATTTTTTCAGGTTGATGGAGGCGAAAGAATCATTTATCAACCGGACGAAACGCACCCTTGGAATCATTTTTCGATGACGACCACCGGACACGTCGTTGAATTTTATGATGAAGCTTTCTCAGATTATGGTCATCTTGTTGAAATCGGTGAATCCGGTCAATCCTGGATGTTTAAAGAATGGTTTTCATTTGCTGCATTAATCGGTTTCTTTTTGCTTTTTGTTCCGGCGATCAAAATGCTCAGTGTACTGCCATTTTTATCGAAAGTAAATGTGAAACACCCTGAAGCACTTCCGGACTTGAAGAATACAGGTGAAAAAACATCCAATCTGGTAATCATCTTATTCAGTGCATTTTTCCCGGCACTGTTGTTCACTTCATTTTACAGTGCGGATGAAAGTGGCATGCGCATTGTGCTGCTGGTAAATATTATTATTCTGATTTCAACATTATCGAGTTTCATTTATTCATTGATGAAAAAATCAGATGACCACATTAAAAAAGCATCACTATCCATCTTTATTATTGGATTATTCCAGTTTGTTCTCATTCAAAATCAGGAAACGCTGATCGATGTGAATGAATTTCTGGGCGCTCCTACAGGGAACCCAATCTTGTATTGGGCTGTGAATGTTGCTTTGATTACGCTCATGATCTTTGTGGGAAGGCATTATATTTCCAATAAGCCAAAAGGCGTTACCCTCGATCATTATGGTTTGAAAATGAGACTTAGTTCACTTTTCTCTGCTCTATCGATTTCAATCATTTCAATTGTCATCGGTTATATCGTGTTATTTTTGGTAGATGTGATATTTAACACAGATTTCCGCTTATGGACCTTTGCAGTCAAGACATTTGATGTTCATCACCTGGTAGCATTGCTAAAATATGCTCCGCTGTTCTTTATTTTCTATTTTGTTGTGGGGCTTTCTGTCAATGTTAATACGAATAATCGATCATTTGATGGAATCAAAGGCTATATCACTGCGATTTTCATGTATGTCGGAGGTTTGGTATTCTATCTGATCTATCACTATGCCTCACTGTTTATCACAGGAGAAGCAGGGTTTCCTGCTGAATCGTTGTCTTCAATTGTTGTGATTGGCTTAGTTCCAGTACTCGCAATCGCTGCAATATTCAACAGGTATTTCTTCAGGTTGACTGGCAATATTTATCTTGGTCCGATTTTGAATGCTATTTTAATGACGATGATTTTGCTTGCGAACACTGCGTATCATGCAACGCTGTGA
- a CDS encoding PLD nuclease N-terminal domain-containing protein yields the protein MEELLGLIDWAIVAPLLALQLILMVVALFDCVRSDNVREPKWVWYLVIIFVNIIGPIVYFVFGKVKD from the coding sequence ATGGAGGAGCTCTTAGGATTGATCGACTGGGCAATTGTTGCACCCCTTTTGGCTTTACAACTGATATTGATGGTGGTGGCGCTGTTTGACTGTGTCCGAAGTGACAATGTCCGGGAACCGAAGTGGGTCTGGTATTTGGTGATCATTTTCGTCAACATCATTGGCCCGATCGTGTATTTTGTTTTCGGAAAGGTGAAGGATTGA
- a CDS encoding ABC transporter ATP-binding protein produces MTLLTVDQLTKRFGSLTAVDQVSFSVEEGVCAALLGPNGAGKTTALNMITGLSKPTGGTITLDPALKGDRRRHLGYLPQHPTFFNWMSAREYLWFSGELAGLSKNESRERTTDLLEKVGLSDAAKKRIGGFSGGMKQRLGIAQALIHKPALIILDEPVSALDPFGRREVLDLMQELKRETSILFSTHVLNDAEQVSDDVFMMKAGKLVMAGSLTEVHASFERPVIHLATAKPVGDWLHSVRQAPWVMGVEASELAVTLDVTDIAEARDALLSDKALRKLELTRFEVGKKSLEDVFVEVMQS; encoded by the coding sequence ATGACACTTTTAACCGTAGATCAGTTAACGAAACGATTCGGTTCTTTAACCGCTGTGGATCAGGTCTCTTTTTCCGTGGAGGAAGGGGTTTGTGCTGCACTGCTGGGTCCAAATGGTGCCGGTAAAACAACGGCCCTGAACATGATCACCGGGCTCAGTAAACCCACAGGGGGCACCATAACACTCGATCCGGCATTAAAAGGCGACCGACGCCGGCACCTCGGTTACCTGCCGCAGCATCCAACGTTCTTTAATTGGATGAGTGCGAGAGAATACCTGTGGTTCTCCGGGGAACTTGCAGGACTTTCAAAGAATGAATCCCGGGAGCGGACAACGGATCTTCTGGAAAAAGTCGGCCTCAGTGACGCGGCAAAAAAGCGGATCGGCGGCTTTTCCGGTGGAATGAAACAGCGGCTTGGCATCGCACAGGCACTGATACATAAGCCCGCGCTGATCATTCTCGATGAACCGGTTTCAGCGCTCGATCCTTTTGGTCGCCGGGAAGTACTCGATCTCATGCAGGAATTGAAGCGGGAAACGTCGATTTTGTTTTCCACCCATGTATTAAATGATGCGGAACAGGTCAGTGATGATGTATTTATGATGAAAGCAGGGAAGCTCGTCATGGCAGGGAGCCTGACCGAGGTGCATGCCTCTTTTGAGCGGCCTGTCATCCACCTTGCAACAGCCAAACCCGTGGGGGACTGGCTTCACTCTGTCAGGCAAGCCCCATGGGTAATGGGCGTCGAGGCATCGGAGCTTGCGGTGACATTGGATGTGACGGATATTGCAGAAGCCAGGGATGCTTTACTGAGTGACAAGGCGCTTCGAAAATTGGAGCTGACCCGTTTTGAAGTGGGTAAGAAATCGTTGGAAGACGTATTTGTCGAGGTGATGCAGTCATGA
- a CDS encoding ABC transporter permease subunit, translating to MRQFLILFKKEWMETLRNHKWLWLPVVFMILGLTQPLTSYYFADIMESFGGLPEGAVFDMPQPMAGEVLAGTLSQFSQVGMLVVVLAYMGTVSQERTSGALSMVLVKPVSHEAYLLAKWVQMVLMTAIAFGLGFLLSAYYTYLLIGEFSIGTAASGAMVYLVWLIFAVSLVLFLSVVLTKQAAVAFLSLGTLLVLSFLSMYAPELFAWSPGALSGHSQHLFMTNEVDDGFWGSLIVSGVLIAALLLISIGVFKKSELVVKDQ from the coding sequence ATGAGGCAGTTTCTGATTCTTTTCAAAAAGGAATGGATGGAAACGCTGCGGAATCACAAATGGTTATGGCTGCCGGTGGTGTTCATGATCCTCGGATTAACCCAGCCGCTCACCAGCTATTATTTCGCCGATATCATGGAGAGCTTCGGCGGGTTGCCTGAAGGCGCCGTGTTCGATATGCCTCAGCCCATGGCCGGTGAAGTATTAGCAGGCACACTCAGTCAGTTCAGCCAGGTCGGCATGCTTGTCGTGGTATTGGCCTATATGGGTACCGTCAGTCAGGAGCGGACCTCAGGCGCCCTTTCCATGGTTCTCGTGAAGCCGGTGAGTCATGAAGCGTATCTGTTGGCCAAATGGGTACAGATGGTCCTCATGACGGCCATTGCGTTTGGCCTTGGTTTTCTTCTCAGTGCGTACTATACGTATCTTTTAATTGGTGAATTCTCCATTGGAACAGCTGCTTCCGGTGCAATGGTGTACCTGGTTTGGCTGATCTTCGCTGTCAGTCTGGTTCTGTTCTTAAGTGTCGTATTGACAAAGCAGGCTGCCGTAGCGTTCCTCTCTTTAGGTACACTGCTTGTTTTAAGCTTTTTAAGTATGTATGCACCAGAACTGTTTGCCTGGTCACCGGGTGCTTTATCCGGTCACAGTCAGCATTTGTTCATGACCAATGAAGTGGATGACGGATTCTGGGGAAGTCTTATCGTATCAGGCGTTTTGATCGCCGCTCTCTTGCTTATTTCAATCGGCGTGTTTAAAAAGAGTGAACTGGTGGTGAAAGATCAATAA
- a CDS encoding peroxiredoxin yields the protein MSEHVEQQEKEVVSLPRIGDQAPAFEAETTHGTLQLEDFKGSWVILFSHPADFTPVCTTEFIAFQEIADDLRALNTELLGLSVDSVHSHIAWVRNVKEKMGVELTFPIIADLNKDVAKKYGMIMPGESTTETSRAVFVIDDKQVVRAVIYYPLSTGRNMPEILRLVKALQTTDEKGLATPANWNPGDKAIVPPPKTQEEAEERANDPAYECVDWYFCKKDVD from the coding sequence ATGAGTGAACACGTGGAACAGCAAGAAAAAGAAGTCGTTTCTTTACCGAGAATCGGAGATCAGGCGCCTGCATTTGAGGCCGAGACAACACACGGTACATTGCAACTGGAAGATTTTAAAGGTTCCTGGGTGATTCTGTTCTCACACCCGGCAGACTTCACACCGGTTTGCACAACGGAATTCATTGCATTTCAGGAAATTGCGGATGATCTGCGAGCATTGAATACAGAACTTCTCGGATTGAGTGTGGACAGCGTTCATTCTCACATCGCATGGGTTCGAAACGTCAAAGAAAAAATGGGTGTGGAACTGACCTTTCCAATCATTGCTGACTTGAACAAAGATGTCGCAAAGAAATACGGCATGATTATGCCAGGCGAATCCACGACAGAAACATCACGCGCGGTATTTGTCATTGATGACAAGCAGGTTGTCCGGGCGGTGATTTACTATCCACTTTCCACAGGACGAAACATGCCTGAAATCCTGAGACTCGTGAAGGCACTTCAGACAACGGACGAAAAAGGTCTGGCAACGCCGGCAAACTGGAATCCGGGAGACAAAGCCATTGTTCCTCCGCCAAAAACACAGGAAGAAGCGGAAGAGCGTGCGAATGACCCAGCATACGAATGCGTCGACTGGTACTTCTGCAAGAAAGATGTCGACTGA
- a CDS encoding cupredoxin domain-containing protein: MKKTMISLLLLSLVLILAACGGNDDTTEIENESGNGENASSNEVDLVATDWDFDQDSYTAEAGEVTINLTNEEGHHGIKIEGTDVEIDGEGTATADLEPGEYRIYCSIPCGEGHDEMETTLVVE, from the coding sequence ATGAAGAAAACAATGATCAGTTTACTCCTTCTCTCGCTGGTACTGATACTGGCAGCTTGCGGAGGTAATGATGATACGACGGAGATTGAAAATGAAAGTGGTAATGGAGAAAATGCATCTTCCAATGAAGTTGATCTGGTTGCAACCGATTGGGATTTTGATCAGGACAGTTATACAGCTGAAGCTGGCGAGGTAACCATTAACCTGACAAACGAAGAAGGTCATCACGGTATCAAGATTGAAGGCACGGACGTTGAGATTGATGGTGAAGGAACTGCAACGGCCGATTTAGAGCCAGGAGAATACAGAATCTATTGCAGTATTCCTTGTGGAGAAGGTCACGATGAAATGGAAACAACCTTAGTCGTGGAATAA
- a CDS encoding EF-hand domain-containing protein → MVEMKKLMIGLLSLGLITTGGAAVYAQSDAGNGEGLFNFGQMSKIMEQHHPDQSKEELRVMYNDMHGTNGAAPSANFTMGEMHDSMHGDGDFAGMHEAMTEEDMDKMVELMEESNGPVNFGQMKKVMKEVHPDFTDKQIKEMYQAMHGTNGAEPRKIFSDMK, encoded by the coding sequence ATGGTTGAGATGAAAAAACTAATGATTGGTCTATTATCTTTAGGCTTGATTACAACCGGCGGAGCAGCAGTTTATGCGCAAAGTGATGCAGGAAATGGTGAGGGACTATTCAATTTCGGACAAATGAGCAAGATCATGGAGCAACATCATCCAGATCAATCAAAAGAAGAGTTGAGAGTCATGTACAATGACATGCATGGTACAAATGGCGCCGCTCCGAGTGCAAATTTCACTATGGGAGAGATGCATGACAGCATGCATGGCGATGGCGATTTCGCTGGCATGCATGAAGCAATGACAGAAGAAGACATGGATAAAATGGTTGAACTGATGGAAGAATCAAATGGTCCGGTTAATTTCGGTCAAATGAAAAAGGTTATGAAAGAAGTTCACCCTGACTTTACAGACAAGCAGATCAAAGAAATGTATCAGGCCATGCACGGAACCAATGGAGCAGAACCAAGGAAAATCTTTTCAGACATGAAATAA